The Solenopsis invicta isolate M01_SB chromosome 12, UNIL_Sinv_3.0, whole genome shotgun sequence DNA window AATCAAGCTTCCTGCGACTGTACTTACAACGATAAAACGCGTCGCGACGACCATCGACGCGGGACCGATTACCCGCGCACGTCCACTATATCGCCGGCCGCCACTCCACTGACTCCATTCCACTAATGCTGTCAGTGGCGTCTCCTATTAGCGCAATGTGGAATGCCGAATTTGCTCCGAATAATTCCGAAGTATTATGATCGGTAACGGATGCACTttccagaaaaaatttttttcaggaaAAAAATGTACACGTCTCCAACGAGCGATAAGCTTTACGTTATTTGATTTTGAGTTAATCCTGctgttaatttcaaatttattatacaatcaCATCGTTTAGCTCAATGTTCATCTAAATGCGCTACCCAAAATGCGTTGCACCGTCGCCATGTCACCGGCCCGTTGACTGCGTATTTGCGGGCGACAGATTTCCGCGAATTTAGCTATCTCTCCATTCATATCGGTGAACtgtacctttttttttacagccaCACAATGCTACACCACCAGCCCGAGAAGCAGCACTCATTATAATTCGCTACGTTACGAGTGCTGCTTCTCGGAGCGTATAAAGCCATCTGTGATACCTCTTGCACAACTAATGATTGAATCACAAgatgatatagaaaaaaataaattttcaatggtCAAAACTCTTaagcgtcgtctacaatacagtcgttacgatgttacgactctgcgacggaccaatcatagaagaaaaaatgatatattttcttctttgattggtccgtcgcaacgtcgtaacatcgtaacgactgtattgtagacgacgctttACATGTTCAAtggcaaaaaattaaagatacaatttttttgggGCAGAAGTAGAAGCATATCGGGATGCATCCATTCCAAGAACTCGTTAACTTAGTATTAAAATGTCTTGTGGTTTCATAGTCTAATGTTGACATAGAAAGATtaccatgtatatatatttttttttatttatttaattagaaaacgtttttatagataaattaaaatctagTAGGATTTGAAATTTGCGCGTAGGATTTCAGACGTGTTCCGATAGGAAAAGCTCTCAACGAATTGGCAACACTGGCGACGAGACAGTGCGTAGCAATTGATGGCAGATGGCAGTGCGATAGTAACCCATATGATCGTAATCAACTATAACATAACCTGAAGGTTTCATGTGTTATCACGCAATGTGCCTTGCAaatgtctttttattttgaCGATCATGACGGACTCGATTAATTAACGAGACATAGCTCGTGTTAATTATTGACAAAAACGTCAGTGCGAGATTTCTCTCGAAAACCGCGGAAATGTCCATTCCATTTCTGCACGTTAGCCGGTCGTTGACGACTGCCGCGAGGTCCAAGCGGCGTGTCGTCGTAACCGGGATAGGGACCGTTTGCCCCTTGGGAGTCGGAACGCGAAACGCTTGGAAGGCTCTCATCGATTCCAAGTGCGGAATCACGCGACTTTCTGAACCGGACTACGATAAACTACCGTGTAAAGTAGGTGAGCAATTTCAGAGTATTATCGACACAAACATATATACGACGGattgtcaaaatttatatatgcgtTCTGCATGTAAACAGGATAGCGGTCATGTAACTTTTTCCATAgggcaaaaatgtaaaaaaatgaatctttatcgttgaaattaatagaaaaacttTTCACATTTCCATCCTtggaaaaaagttatatcatCATTATGCAGGACTCATTGACTCCAAATACCTGATATTATAATTGCATGCCATTACCTCCGattttattacatacaataATTATGTAACGATCGATTTGTATTTGCTAGCTGCATTGGTGCCGAAAGGAAATTCTGCTTACGAGCTCAACATTGATTCCTACTTTACGAAGAGTGAGCTACGCACAATGTGTCCTGCCACAGCGTATGCGCTGATAGCCTCAGAGGAGGCACTCACGGACGCGAGATGGAAACCGACTGATGAGGCTGATAAGCGCGACACCGGCGTTTCAGTGGGAATCGGCATGATAGACTTAGTGGATGTGTGCATGACATATGAAGCTCTGAAAAAGGGATATAGCAAAGTCAGTCCATTTTTTGTGCCAAGAATATTACCAAATATGGCAGCTGGtcaaatcagcatcaagtatgGCTTTCGTGGGCCCAATCATGCAGTGTCGACCGCGTGCGCGACGGGCGCACATTCTATCGGTAATTGATCAATGAAAGCGATGAACTCTCTGATTCTCTGAATATTTTTCTCATCCatgaaacaattataataaatcttatcTTCCAGGCGATGCATTCCGCTTCATTCGCGGTGGCGAGACGAGTGTGATGGTATGTGGCGGAGCGGAGGCATGTATCAGTCCATTAGCCATAGCCGCGTTCTGTCGGTTACGTGCGCTGAGCACATCGAAGAACGACATGCCACGGGAAGCGTCGCGGCCTTTCGACCGTGATCGCGATGGTTTTGTGATGGGCGAAGGCGCCGCAATACTAGTCTTGGAGGAGTTGAACCACGCCCTTGCACGGAACGTGCCCATTTACGCGGAGGTACTGGGCTACGGTCTATCTGGCGACGCGTCGCACATAACGGCACCTAGCGAGGACGGTGCCGGTGCGTTGCTGGCGATGGACCGGACATTGAAGGATGCCGGTATCGAGACCTCGGAAGTGACGCATGTGAACGCGCACGCCACGTCCACGCCACTGGGCGATACGATCGAGGTGAAGGCGATCGAGTCGTTGATGGGCGAACACAGCAAGAACGTGACGGTAACAAGCACAAAGGCGGCGCACGGTCATCTGCTGGGTGCCGCTGGTAACCTAGAGGCCGTCTTTACGATCCTGGCGATCAAGGAGGGTGTCATACCACCTACGTTGAACCTGCACAACTTGGATATGGAAACACGTTTGAAATTTGCACCGCATACAAAAGTGAAGTGGAACGCGACATCGCGTCGAACAGCCCTGAAAAACGCATTTGGATTCGGTGGAACAAACGCGTGCTTGTGTTTCACCGAATACGTCTCTGATTAAGAGAAAagtttcatataatattctgtCATATATTCTGTCTTCTGGAGAGAGAGTATTGTAATCATTCTTTGAAATGCTTGCAAAAGGATTTCAATAATGAACTTTagagaaaagttatttcagaaGATGAAAGGAtcttactttaatattatatcaatagaaaaaattaagtatGTGTCTCCTTAAAAAAGCGAAAATGGCAATTAATTAAGTTTGAAATTACAACAAAAGTAATGCTGGCAGAATTAATTACTAGTCATTCCTTGAAATGCCTTAACTGAAGTGAAGAAAATATTCAAGGATAAACATTGTATATGATTTTAGAAAACAGATAAACAATGGaccttttaatattttcaattgatAGAAAAGGAGACATTGTTCCTGTAAATACACTCTgacatgtacatatgtataaaaacaacaaaatcAAAGAGAAGTAAATTTGgtgacaaattttatagaattgatTACCAATGGATGACggcttaaatatttttaataacttttatgcaacatacaatatatatgtatgatacgacaatatttctttttatagaatatttttacagtGCATGTGTAATGAAAGTTACACAGAGAGGATATACAtcggaataataaaatatatgtatatatattataatggaATGCaacattgattttaattttaaaattccgACAATATTACATATCCGCATCTCTGCTTGTTATAACATCGATACGAATCCATCGTAGTCATATCGCCGCGATAAACAATCTTGAAAACAAAAACTTTCAAGAAAATACAATACTTTTCGAAGATCACTGAAAAACCTGTTTTTAACAATGTGCATTTACCGCGGAATCGTATTTGCCATATTTTCACGGCCAAGGCATATTCATTCAAGATATCTATTTGTTCACTTAAATTGCTTAGTTTTATACAATCAATTTCAAGAAAtacagtaatatttaaattactccgtatattatttttatagtaccACGATTTGCGTTGTGTATTCTGCACTTTTCTCAAAGTCGACATTTTTTCACTATCGTGTATGAAACTACTTAATCCCtcggtatttttttatttatctgatAGTTTTTTCACTCTCAAAGAGATAAACAGTATTATTGTATGTTTTTTGGcctttttacatatacatattcagcattttatttaaaaggtcGACTTCAAATGATAACAGTTTCTTCAAAATACATCTATTGTATTTGTATCTCACTACTGACAGtaaatcaaagtaaaaaaagaaaacgaatgGTATATTACCATAGCTAGTAGGAATTCTTACTGAAGAATGATAAATGATTTCTGATGGCTGCACAACTTGTCGAAACGTTCTCTAAGTGTTTGCCGGAGTTCCAACCGCTTCTCCGTGAGTTGACGTACCCTCGACTTGAATTCTAATACTTCCTCCACTGGAATATAACTTTCCTTCTCGTCATCGTCAGAAAAACAGGACTCCTGAGGATCAAACAATTTTGCCACGTcgaatttaaacttttttctaaagaaaacaaCAAGCCTTAAATATTTGGAGtgtcatattaaaaatttacctttaACATTTGAGTAAGTGTCGGACCACCCTCTTCCAATAAAGAGATGCTAGAACTGGAATGATTAAGTTTATCATGACAAGCCCTTTCATGATCACACCATTCGTCGTTACAGGCTACTTCAGAACCCTCCGGTGTGCTAGGAAGAGAAGAACTGCTGATATTGTGTTCAGAAGAATATCCGCAATCTTGAGACGATCGCTCGCTTGAGGAATGGATTTTTCTCCCAGGTATTTCGAAACGATTTTGCATCTCTATCCACATAGCGTATTTCGTTTCTGTTATCCAAGCGTCTGGTAACTCGCTAGTTACAGAGTCTTTGCAATTGTCGTCATAATGCCATTGACCCTCATCAGCTTTTTCACCCTCCTTGGAGCGAAAAAAACATTAAgcgttttattttcaaaaatttgacaaACACGACAGCTATAAAATTGACAATTATAGTTACTTTACACGAGTCGCAAATATCAGATGAATCCTCCTGAGATAATTGTTTACAAGGCGTACTATTTTTCTTCGATTGACTTGTATTAAGTTTCTTCTTTGTTCCGGAGAtgtcttttttaactttttgcaaACCCTTCTTTACAGGAAATGATGGTTCCGTCTTATTTTGTGATATATTATgcgtttttagtttttttaaacaatctgaACATTTACATGTCGGCGAACCTTTATTTTTTGGATCTAGGACCTGTAACTACGATCAAAAAGGTAAAGAGCTAATAGTATATAGAGGCACATATATAACACTAAGCGACTACCATACCTTATGCCAGTTGTTTGTCATTGGTTTTGATTTCACACAGGTACAAGGGGATTCACTTTGCCTCTCATTTGAACACTATAATAAAAGATACAGCTTAATCATGTGCAGACAAACgtgttaactttatttatataaatattttcggtaagaaattaaaaaaaaaaattttgtttaagaaatatcttGCAAGTTCCAACATACATCACAGGAGTTTTCCTTTTCTTCAGCTTCATTACGACGTCCTTTCT harbors:
- the LOC105193981 gene encoding 3-oxoacyl-[acyl-carrier-protein] synthase, mitochondrial isoform X1; the protein is MSIPFLHVSRSLTTAARSKRRVVVTGIGTVCPLGVGTRNAWKALIDSKCGITRLSEPDYDKLPCKVAALVPKGNSAYELNIDSYFTKSELRTMCPATAYALIASEEALTDARWKPTDEADKRDTGVSVGIGMIDLVDVCMTYEALKKGYSKVSPFFVPRILPNMAAGQISIKYGFRGPNHAVSTACATGAHSIGDAFRFIRGGETSVMVCGGAEACISPLAIAAFCRLRALSTSKNDMPREASRPFDRDRDGFVMGEGAAILVLEELNHALARNVPIYAEVLGYGLSGDASHITAPSEDGAGALLAMDRTLKDAGIETSEVTHVNAHATSTPLGDTIEVKAIESLMGEHSKNVTVTSTKAAHGHLLGAAGNLEAVFTILAIKEGVIPPTLNLHNLDMETRLKFAPHTKVKWNATSRRTALKNAFGFGGTNACLCFTEYVSD
- the LOC105193981 gene encoding 3-oxoacyl-[acyl-carrier-protein] synthase, mitochondrial isoform X2, with translation MCPATAYALIASEEALTDARWKPTDEADKRDTGVSVGIGMIDLVDVCMTYEALKKGYSKVSPFFVPRILPNMAAGQISIKYGFRGPNHAVSTACATGAHSIGDAFRFIRGGETSVMVCGGAEACISPLAIAAFCRLRALSTSKNDMPREASRPFDRDRDGFVMGEGAAILVLEELNHALARNVPIYAEVLGYGLSGDASHITAPSEDGAGALLAMDRTLKDAGIETSEVTHVNAHATSTPLGDTIEVKAIESLMGEHSKNVTVTSTKAAHGHLLGAAGNLEAVFTILAIKEGVIPPTLNLHNLDMETRLKFAPHTKVKWNATSRRTALKNAFGFGGTNACLCFTEYVSD